One Phycisphaerae bacterium DNA segment encodes these proteins:
- the ruvB gene encoding Holliday junction branch migration DNA helicase RuvB, producing MAIDRVLDSDSINEQEENFNASLRPTNFAECIGQQSVKEKLSIAIEAAKKRNEPLEHILFYGPPGLGKTTLAHVIANEMDSRIKTTSGPALVKQGDVMGLLSNVNTGDILFIDEIHRLSTPVEEFIYPAMEDFRVDFTVDSGLHAKTINFPLKRFTLIGATTRAGLLSAPLRGRFGMLYHLEFYSRGELALILKRSAKLLNLVCQDGTLELIASRSRGTPRIANRLLKRVRDYAQVKGKGKLTDDVVTNALKMEQIDELGLDELDRSFLRALANIYNGGPAGIEALAATLGEEKDTLEDVVEPYLLQIGFIRRTNRGREITEQACKHLGIELKRKKQQDGTELF from the coding sequence ATGGCGATAGACAGGGTTTTAGACTCTGATTCGATAAATGAGCAGGAAGAAAATTTCAACGCTTCGCTGCGGCCGACGAATTTTGCGGAGTGTATCGGTCAGCAAAGTGTAAAAGAAAAACTGTCCATTGCCATTGAAGCGGCGAAAAAAAGAAACGAACCGTTAGAGCATATTCTGTTTTACGGCCCGCCGGGACTCGGCAAGACAACGCTTGCCCACGTAATCGCCAACGAAATGGACTCGAGAATAAAGACCACATCGGGACCGGCACTTGTCAAGCAAGGCGATGTAATGGGACTGCTCAGCAATGTCAATACAGGCGACATACTATTCATCGATGAAATACACCGGCTAAGCACGCCTGTCGAAGAATTTATTTACCCCGCGATGGAAGATTTCCGTGTCGATTTCACGGTCGACAGCGGTCTTCACGCAAAAACAATAAATTTCCCATTGAAGCGGTTTACACTTATCGGCGCAACAACGAGGGCGGGTCTTTTGAGCGCACCATTACGCGGCAGGTTTGGAATGCTGTATCATTTGGAATTTTACAGCAGAGGCGAACTTGCACTGATACTTAAACGCTCGGCAAAGCTGCTGAATCTTGTCTGCCAGGACGGTACGCTTGAGCTTATCGCTTCGCGAAGCAGAGGCACGCCTCGAATCGCAAACAGACTCTTAAAAAGGGTTCGCGATTACGCGCAGGTAAAAGGCAAGGGAAAATTAACCGATGACGTGGTTACGAACGCATTGAAGATGGAGCAGATTGACGAGCTTGGTCTTGACGAGCTTGACAGGTCGTTTTTGAGGGCTTTGGCAAACATATACAACGGCGGACCTGCGGGCATCGAGGCGCTTGCCGCTACGCTGGGCGAAGAAAAAGACACCCTCGAAGACGTTGTCGAGCCGTATTTATTACAGATAGGATTCATCCGCAGAACAAATCGGGGCAGAGAAATAACGGAACAAGCCTGTAAACATCTTGGTATCGAGCTGAAAAGAAAAAAACAGCAGGATGGAACAGAGCTTTTTTAG
- a CDS encoding N-acetylmuramoyl-L-alanine amidase yields the protein MRKTVSLILLFVFVMLAAAGCQQPAKRTGTSSLLKDEQLVDVYYLAGKLGMSISQATYDKISFNDTVNTVTILPKQNQIYVNDNYIGPLGKTKKIDGLLNIRASAGDEIQSKLAKPVMEVPVPIPTPPQQPKTAWQLTGKTIIIDPGHGGKDPGAISYYEYEEKTVNLDVGLAIAELLRDKGHRVIMTRNSDVFIELEERAAIANRNRADVFISIHADSSATRSKNGFTLYVARSASSASIKLADSIDNCMARTSISSNGVRKADYRVLTHTRCPAVLVELGYLSNYWEAKQLKNVDMQKRLAQTIADGIANYLNRR from the coding sequence ATGAGAAAAACCGTATCGCTGATTTTATTATTTGTTTTCGTTATGCTTGCGGCGGCAGGCTGTCAGCAGCCCGCCAAGCGAACCGGCACAAGTTCGCTGCTGAAAGACGAGCAATTAGTCGATGTTTATTACCTTGCCGGCAAACTCGGTATGAGTATATCACAGGCAACCTATGACAAAATATCCTTTAACGATACAGTTAATACCGTAACCATTCTGCCAAAACAAAACCAGATTTATGTCAACGACAACTATATCGGGCCGCTTGGAAAAACCAAAAAAATCGACGGCCTGCTTAATATTCGCGCCTCTGCGGGAGACGAAATACAAAGCAAACTCGCAAAACCGGTCATGGAAGTGCCGGTACCGATACCGACCCCTCCGCAGCAGCCGAAAACAGCATGGCAGCTTACAGGTAAAACAATCATAATCGACCCTGGACACGGAGGCAAAGACCCCGGCGCAATAAGTTATTACGAGTACGAAGAAAAAACTGTAAATCTTGATGTAGGTCTTGCGATTGCCGAATTGCTGCGAGACAAGGGACACAGGGTTATAATGACCCGTAACAGCGATGTGTTTATCGAACTTGAAGAGCGCGCCGCTATCGCCAACCGCAACAGGGCGGACGTTTTCATAAGTATTCACGCGGATTCATCGGCGACAAGAAGCAAAAACGGCTTTACACTCTACGTCGCACGCAGCGCCTCATCGGCATCAATCAAACTCGCCGATTCAATCGACAATTGTATGGCTCGGACAAGTATAAGCAGCAACGGTGTCAGGAAAGCAGATTACCGTGTGCTTACGCATACGAGATGCCCCGCCGTTCTGGTCGAACTCGGATACCTGTCAAACTACTGGGAGGCCAAACAGCTTAAAAATGTCGATATGCAAAAACGTCTTGCTCAGACTATCGCCGACGGCATAGCAAATTATCTCAATCGCAGATAA
- the zupT gene encoding zinc transporter ZupT, which produces MDNHNVLIAFGLTIFAGLSTGIGSAMAFFAKRTSTRFLSTSLGFSAGVMIYVSLIEIFAKAKADLTAQLGMAKGYWLTVMSFFAGIFLIAIIDKLIPGIDNPHEIKDIENADEAAAAKKFYSLYRMGLFTALAIAIHNFPEGLATFTAALKDVRLGIPIAIAIAIHNIPEGIAVSVPVFFATGSKKKAFWLSFLSGMAEPVGALIGYLILMHIPSDTACSVIFAAVGGIMVFISIDQLLPAAEKYGKHHYAVYGFVAGMIVMALSLLLFV; this is translated from the coding sequence ATGGATAATCATAACGTTTTAATAGCGTTCGGCCTGACGATTTTCGCGGGACTGTCCACCGGTATCGGAAGCGCTATGGCCTTTTTCGCCAAGAGAACCAGCACCAGATTTCTTTCGACTTCGCTGGGCTTTTCGGCAGGCGTTATGATTTATGTTTCACTGATTGAGATATTCGCCAAGGCAAAAGCCGACCTTACCGCCCAACTCGGCATGGCAAAAGGATACTGGCTGACAGTTATGTCTTTTTTTGCCGGCATTTTTCTGATAGCCATAATCGACAAGCTCATACCCGGCATAGACAATCCTCACGAAATCAAAGATATAGAAAACGCCGACGAGGCCGCGGCCGCCAAAAAGTTCTACAGCCTTTATCGTATGGGGCTTTTCACCGCACTGGCAATCGCGATACATAATTTCCCCGAAGGATTGGCGACATTTACCGCCGCACTAAAAGATGTCCGGCTCGGAATTCCAATCGCAATAGCAATAGCGATTCATAATATACCGGAAGGTATCGCGGTTTCAGTGCCTGTATTTTTCGCGACCGGCAGCAAAAAAAAAGCGTTCTGGCTCTCTTTCCTTTCGGGCATGGCAGAACCCGTTGGCGCATTAATAGGTTATCTTATTCTTATGCACATCCCAAGCGATACTGCCTGCAGCGTTATTTTCGCTGCCGTGGGCGGTATAATGGTTTTCATATCCATCGACCAGCTTCTGCCCGCCGCTGAAAAATACGGCAAACATCATTACGCCGTTTACGGCTTTGTCGCTGGTATGATTGTAATGGCATTGAGCCTGTTATTATTTGTTTAA
- a CDS encoding type I phosphomannose isomerase catalytic subunit, producing MNYYPLKFEPIYKELIWGGHKFHNALGKDCPADKKIGESWELADLPNDKSVIINGEFAGKTIAETLQKYPEEITGKKNYKPPFGLLIKLIDAADVLSVQVHPDSDAVKKLKTGNPKTECWYIIDADKDACIYKGLKSGTTKEQFEQSIKDGKCAQLLNKVPVKAGQCHFLPAGTVHAIGAGILIAEIQIPSDTTFRVFDWNRLQNGKPRQLHIEQALESIHFNQKADQLGVTTAGRLVDCEFFRIDKITAQAEATNKISKGIMKVIIIIEGSGKISSDNSQPVDFAKGQTILIPAAFNGEIAFDGNTEYLQVTL from the coding sequence ATGAACTATTATCCATTGAAATTCGAACCGATTTACAAGGAACTTATTTGGGGCGGACACAAGTTTCACAATGCCCTCGGTAAAGACTGCCCTGCCGATAAAAAAATCGGCGAAAGCTGGGAACTCGCTGATTTGCCGAACGATAAATCAGTTATTATAAACGGCGAATTCGCCGGGAAAACAATCGCAGAGACTCTGCAAAAATATCCTGAAGAAATAACAGGCAAAAAAAACTATAAGCCGCCTTTCGGACTGCTTATCAAACTTATCGACGCCGCAGACGTCCTGAGCGTTCAGGTTCATCCCGACAGCGATGCGGTAAAAAAACTTAAAACCGGCAATCCAAAAACCGAGTGCTGGTACATAATCGACGCCGATAAAGACGCCTGCATTTACAAAGGACTGAAATCCGGGACGACAAAAGAGCAGTTCGAGCAATCAATAAAAGACGGCAAATGCGCCCAACTCCTGAATAAAGTTCCTGTAAAGGCCGGCCAGTGTCATTTTCTCCCGGCGGGAACCGTTCACGCAATAGGCGCGGGAATTTTAATAGCTGAGATACAAATACCATCTGATACGACCTTCAGGGTTTTCGACTGGAACAGGCTGCAAAACGGCAAACCCCGCCAGCTCCACATCGAACAGGCACTTGAGAGCATCCATTTCAACCAAAAGGCGGACCAACTCGGCGTAACAACAGCCGGCAGACTTGTTGACTGTGAATTTTTCAGGATTGATAAAATCACTGCACAGGCCGAGGCGACAAACAAAATTTCCAAAGGGATAATGAAAGTAATTATAATTATCGAAGGCAGCGGCAAAATATCTTCCGACAATTCGCAGCCGGTAGATTTCGCAAAAGGACAGACAATCCTGATTCCTGCCGCTTTTAATGGCGAAATCGCGTTTGACGGCAATACTGAATATTTGCAGGTTACTCTTTAA
- a CDS encoding transcription termination/antitermination NusG family protein: MLKPEENPPIIWPPDTSIKDFQGTWWVVHTKSRNEKALAWQMQRKNINYFLPMTEKVYRKSRRVIRSLLPLFSGYVFFCGDEPQRLEILKTNRAAGLLAVKDQQHFIAELLPIEKALTSGLNLAPYHYLKAGQLCKVIAGPLMGIEGLVVSEHNKTRLVLQVDVLGKATCLEIDSALLEIVPENSI, from the coding sequence ATGCTAAAGCCTGAAGAAAATCCGCCGATAATCTGGCCGCCTGATACAAGTATAAAAGACTTTCAGGGGACATGGTGGGTCGTACATACCAAAAGCAGAAACGAAAAGGCGCTCGCATGGCAGATGCAGAGAAAAAATATAAACTATTTTCTGCCTATGACTGAAAAAGTTTACAGAAAAAGCCGCAGAGTCATCCGTTCGCTGCTGCCTCTGTTCAGCGGGTATGTCTTTTTCTGCGGCGACGAACCGCAGAGACTGGAGATACTCAAAACAAACAGAGCGGCAGGCCTGCTGGCAGTAAAGGACCAGCAGCATTTTATTGCAGAGCTTCTGCCGATTGAAAAGGCACTTACAAGCGGATTAAATCTTGCGCCATACCACTACCTTAAAGCGGGTCAGTTGTGCAAAGTTATCGCAGGGCCTCTTATGGGAATAGAAGGACTCGTTGTCAGCGAACATAACAAAACAAGGCTTGTTCTCCAGGTTGACGTACTCGGCAAGGCTACTTGTCTTGAAATCGATTCCGCCCTGCTTGAAATAGTTCCGGAAAACTCGATTTAA
- a CDS encoding DUF2065 family protein, translated as MNWLKIVAILLVVDAIVILFRPDFVKKYAALVAEGAKIYLAAIIKTVLGVIFLFGADKCTYPWVIITFGILALVGAVFIVAVPQKSRAMAAWAASKSTFTLRFFGLIYLLIGALLVYSS; from the coding sequence ATGAACTGGTTGAAAATTGTTGCGATTCTTCTTGTTGTAGATGCCATCGTTATATTGTTCCGGCCGGACTTTGTGAAAAAATATGCCGCTCTGGTGGCTGAAGGAGCGAAAATATATCTTGCCGCTATTATCAAGACTGTGCTGGGAGTGATTTTTCTTTTCGGCGCGGATAAATGCACATATCCATGGGTGATAATTACTTTCGGTATTCTGGCTCTTGTCGGAGCGGTTTTCATAGTGGCTGTTCCGCAGAAGTCAAGAGCGATGGCCGCGTGGGCTGCATCAAAAAGTACTTTTACTCTGCGATTTTTTGGGTTGATTTATCTGCTTATCGGCGCATTGCTGGTTTACTCATCTTAA
- a CDS encoding prepilin-type N-terminal cleavage/methylation domain-containing protein, whose protein sequence is MVLKNKKAFTLVELLVVISLIGLLVGILLPCLAAARERGRNVVCRSNLKNIGLALRMYLDVSGGRMFSSEPYPGSYGQKSQHWFMNQMFVKNLGLEVVSDANSEIIGTGKGRTVLTCPTHKRPDMTRDDPDYPTEERDFSLSYMANGTLGVSGRANMPTDYRNESEYKKPARAMMFCDGNGTSQISGVVLFDGCPVANFEYRHKNKTNTLFLDQHIESLTEDDVPFCSRFNKARLGEFWYAKQK, encoded by the coding sequence ATGGTTTTGAAAAACAAAAAAGCATTTACACTGGTTGAACTGCTGGTGGTGATAAGTCTGATAGGGCTTCTCGTTGGAATATTGCTTCCCTGCCTGGCAGCAGCCAGAGAACGCGGCAGGAATGTCGTTTGCCGATCTAATCTAAAAAATATCGGATTGGCTTTGCGAATGTATCTGGATGTCAGCGGCGGCAGGATGTTTTCGTCCGAGCCTTATCCCGGTTCTTATGGACAAAAAAGTCAGCACTGGTTTATGAATCAGATGTTTGTAAAAAATCTTGGACTTGAAGTTGTCAGTGATGCGAACAGCGAAATAATCGGCACAGGCAAAGGTCGGACAGTTTTAACCTGTCCGACGCATAAAAGGCCTGATATGACAAGAGATGACCCTGATTATCCTACAGAAGAACGTGATTTTTCTTTGAGCTATATGGCTAATGGAACGCTTGGTGTTTCAGGCAGAGCAAATATGCCGACGGACTACCGGAATGAAAGTGAATATAAAAAACCAGCAAGGGCTATGATGTTCTGTGATGGAAACGGGACGAGTCAAATTTCCGGAGTTGTTTTATTTGACGGCTGTCCTGTGGCGAATTTTGAATATCGGCACAAAAATAAAACCAATACATTATTTCTTGACCAACACATTGAATCCCTGACGGAAGATGATGTTCCGTTTTGCAGCAGATTCAACAAGGCAAGGTTGGGAGAATTCTGGTATGCCAAACAAAAATAA
- a CDS encoding PEP-CTERM sorting domain-containing protein — protein sequence MKLENYKMKSVLMLMVIGGLFSSCSFAALINGQNWTDTVVGYTSQIQNYGGTYMDSSTVSWVLGVSDADQNGNMYAFDAVDLDNVAGWRSAASQEIVVGFNTAITDVEGDDIVIRLFCGAKAKANVYASADNVNWTLIGNVAGSSGGTPGTPGNLYDASFDLSDVFFGDVYYIKVCGTTSGSGTGMFFDSFASVPEPATLVVLGLGAIACLRRKK from the coding sequence ATGAAGTTGGAAAATTACAAAATGAAAAGTGTTTTAATGTTGATGGTTATTGGTGGTTTATTTTCAAGTTGCAGTTTCGCGGCCTTAATCAACGGGCAAAACTGGACTGATACTGTGGTTGGCTATACAAGCCAGATACAGAATTACGGCGGAACATATATGGACAGCAGCACTGTTTCGTGGGTTTTAGGCGTATCAGACGCCGACCAAAACGGCAATATGTATGCTTTTGACGCTGTGGATTTGGACAATGTCGCCGGCTGGCGTTCGGCGGCAAGTCAGGAAATCGTTGTTGGTTTCAATACCGCAATTACAGATGTTGAAGGCGATGATATTGTAATCAGATTGTTCTGCGGCGCAAAAGCAAAAGCGAATGTTTATGCAAGTGCAGACAATGTAAATTGGACATTGATTGGCAATGTAGCAGGTTCATCTGGCGGTACACCAGGCACTCCGGGTAATTTATATGACGCATCTTTTGATTTGTCAGATGTTTTTTTCGGTGATGTTTATTATATAAAAGTTTGCGGCACTACATCGGGTTCCGGTACAGGAATGTTTTTCGATTCATTCGCATCTGTTCCTGAACCAGCGACATTGGTTGTTTTAGGATTGGGAGCAATAGCTTGCTTGAGAAGGAAGAAGTAG
- a CDS encoding hemin uptake protein HemP, with protein MEIINNQNSSKPDNNRRVRLFDSNSLFGDDNEIMIRHDSSIYRLRITRNGKLIMNK; from the coding sequence ATGGAAATTATAAATAACCAGAATAGCAGTAAACCGGATAATAATCGACGCGTACGATTGTTCGATTCGAATAGTTTGTTCGGCGATGATAATGAGATAATGATTCGGCACGATAGTTCCATTTACAGGCTAAGAATAACGAGAAACGGGAAATTAATTATGAATAAATAA
- the feoB gene encoding ferrous iron transport protein B, with protein MAENMKKITVAIAGNPNSGKTTIFNALTGLRQHVGNYPGVTVEKKEGTCRHNGYELKIIDLPGTYSLTAYSTEEVVSRNFIIEQKPDVVVDVIDSSNIERNLYLAVQLMELNVPLVLAFNMSDIARHQGLVFDIENLSTLFGVKIVRTIGNRNTGIDKILDAVIETVSQGPKDLNLRIKYGSEIENEIEKLRQKFDELRNNRWAIIKLLELDADVLKQVQNPEIAPAVQESIKRLKTIFGEEPEIVIADKRYGFISGACRESIKNPIEIRHNRSDMIDAFVTHKTWGLPIFAAMMYIVFDVTFRLGEWPMTWLEMLFGWLGRTISGFWPVGSESVLKSLLVDGIIGGVGGVVAFLPNIMLLFAAIAILEDSGYMARAAFVTDRFMHKIGLHGKSFIPMLIGFGCSVPAIMACRILENRRNRITTILITPLMSCGARLTIYALIIPAFFSERWRGPMMWLIYFIGIALAVISAKILRITLLKGETIPFVMELPPYRMPTFKSIFLHMWERGWLYLRKAGTVILVISIILWAAAQYPRVSPEKLAGLDDAETQTVTLKHSFIGRAGLALEPVLKPLGFDYKIATALIGALAAKEVFVAQMGIVYAVTENEDSSVLQQRLSSDYTPLQGFCIMLFCLISAPCIATAVITRSETGAWKWAILQFGGLTVMAYVVTLIVYQAGSFLGL; from the coding sequence ATGGCAGAGAATATGAAAAAAATCACAGTTGCAATTGCCGGTAATCCGAACAGCGGGAAAACGACGATATTCAATGCTTTAACCGGCCTTCGCCAGCATGTCGGCAATTATCCCGGTGTTACAGTCGAGAAAAAAGAGGGTACGTGCCGGCATAACGGATACGAACTTAAAATTATCGATTTGCCCGGGACTTACAGTCTTACCGCTTATTCGACAGAGGAAGTTGTTTCGAGAAACTTTATTATCGAACAAAAGCCGGATGTTGTGGTCGATGTTATAGATTCTTCGAATATCGAGAGGAATCTTTATCTTGCCGTACAACTAATGGAGCTTAATGTGCCGCTTGTACTCGCTTTCAATATGAGCGATATTGCCCGGCACCAGGGGCTTGTTTTTGACATTGAAAACCTTTCGACGCTTTTCGGTGTAAAAATTGTTCGTACGATAGGCAATAGGAATACAGGCATAGATAAAATTCTCGATGCGGTTATTGAAACTGTTTCGCAGGGACCGAAAGATTTGAATTTGCGTATTAAATACGGCAGTGAAATAGAAAATGAGATTGAAAAGTTGCGGCAGAAGTTCGATGAATTGCGCAACAACAGGTGGGCAATAATAAAACTGCTCGAACTGGACGCGGATGTTTTGAAACAGGTTCAAAATCCTGAAATTGCTCCGGCTGTGCAGGAAAGCATCAAGCGTTTAAAAACTATTTTCGGTGAAGAGCCGGAGATCGTTATCGCAGATAAAAGATATGGTTTTATTTCCGGAGCCTGCCGGGAATCGATAAAAAATCCAATTGAAATCCGGCATAATCGCAGCGATATGATTGATGCATTTGTTACGCACAAAACATGGGGGCTGCCGATTTTTGCGGCGATGATGTATATTGTTTTCGATGTAACTTTTCGGTTGGGTGAGTGGCCGATGACGTGGCTGGAGATGCTGTTCGGCTGGCTCGGACGGACCATATCCGGTTTTTGGCCGGTCGGAAGTGAAAGTGTATTGAAATCACTTCTGGTTGATGGAATAATCGGCGGCGTCGGCGGCGTGGTAGCGTTCCTGCCGAATATTATGCTGCTCTTTGCGGCAATAGCGATTCTCGAAGACAGCGGATATATGGCAAGGGCGGCGTTTGTAACCGACAGGTTTATGCACAAAATCGGTCTGCACGGCAAGAGTTTCATTCCAATGCTGATTGGATTCGGCTGTTCGGTGCCTGCGATTATGGCCTGTCGAATACTCGAAAACAGACGCAACAGGATAACTACGATTCTTATTACTCCGCTTATGAGCTGCGGAGCGAGGCTTACGATTTATGCGCTTATAATCCCTGCATTTTTTTCCGAGAGATGGCGAGGCCCGATGATGTGGCTGATTTATTTTATCGGTATCGCGCTGGCCGTTATATCAGCCAAGATATTGAGGATTACTCTGCTAAAAGGCGAAACGATACCGTTCGTAATGGAACTGCCTCCGTATAGGATGCCTACATTTAAATCTATTTTTCTGCATATGTGGGAACGAGGCTGGCTGTACCTGAGAAAGGCCGGTACCGTCATTTTGGTGATTTCGATAATTTTGTGGGCAGCCGCACAGTACCCGCGTGTATCGCCTGAAAAACTTGCCGGTCTGGACGATGCAGAGACGCAGACCGTTACGCTTAAGCACAGTTTTATCGGCAGGGCGGGGCTTGCTCTTGAGCCGGTACTTAAACCGCTCGGATTCGATTATAAAATCGCCACTGCGCTTATAGGCGCTCTTGCGGCAAAAGAAGTGTTTGTGGCACAGATGGGTATCGTTTATGCCGTTACGGAAAATGAGGATAGCTCCGTTTTGCAGCAGAGACTCAGCAGCGATTATACGCCTTTGCAGGGATTTTGTATTATGCTGTTTTGTCTGATAAGCGCACCCTGTATCGCAACGGCCGTAATTACCCGCTCTGAAACCGGTGCATGGAAATGGGCGATTCTGCAATTCGGCGGATTAACGGTAATGGCTTATGTCGTAACACTGATTGTATATCAGGCGGGAAGCTTTTTGGGGCTTTAA
- a CDS encoding FeoA domain-containing protein: MRVQEQILLKDAANDSKVRFVKIEAGQGLKARLAAMGLFPGVQFRIINNSHPGPLVIDLKGARIVLGRGMAGKMAVKPSGN, from the coding sequence ATGAGGGTGCAGGAACAAATTCTCCTGAAGGATGCAGCTAATGACTCAAAGGTCAGGTTCGTAAAAATAGAAGCTGGACAGGGACTTAAAGCAAGGCTTGCTGCTATGGGGCTTTTTCCTGGTGTGCAGTTTCGAATAATAAACAATAGCCATCCCGGTCCTCTTGTTATTGATTTAAAAGGCGCACGAATTGTTCTTGGCAGGGGCATGGCCGGGAAGATGGCTGTTAAGCCATCAGGAAATTAA
- a CDS encoding metal-dependent transcriptional regulator: MAKKKQLSASLEDYLEAIYNLSQGAKVARSKDIAQNLGVSRASVTGALKLLNDKELVDYQPYGFISLTEKGAQQAQSVVRRHNIIESFFVNVLGVERQIAEQAACKAEHALGSVVISKLLNFTEFSTNYGKKGANITTEFHKYCRSKGI; encoded by the coding sequence ATGGCCAAAAAGAAACAATTAAGCGCATCACTGGAAGATTATCTGGAAGCGATATATAACCTCAGTCAGGGGGCAAAAGTTGCCAGAAGCAAAGATATTGCGCAAAACCTCGGCGTATCGAGAGCCTCTGTTACCGGTGCTCTTAAGTTGTTGAATGACAAGGAGTTAGTGGATTACCAGCCCTACGGATTTATCAGTCTTACTGAAAAAGGCGCCCAGCAGGCTCAATCTGTGGTTCGCCGGCACAACATTATCGAGTCTTTTTTTGTCAATGTTCTCGGTGTTGAACGGCAGATTGCCGAGCAGGCGGCCTGTAAGGCTGAGCACGCCCTGGGGTCTGTGGTTATTTCCAAATTGTTAAATTTTACGGAATTTTCGACAAATTACGGGAAAAAAGGTGCCAATATCACTACCGAATTTCATAAATATTGCCGGTCGAAAGGAATTTAG
- a CDS encoding lysylphosphatidylglycerol synthase domain-containing protein — protein sequence MLKWIKYILGIAILAFLVWYLVGHWQSVKALLKLNALELSIIYFASFVGTFNSAVVVIAILSPMGVKTLLVDMVILQNARALLNYVPMKFGTLFMANYLKRHYGLRYSHFGTFSIFLTLLLSVAACLIGLFSMILVYGLDSVQKQILAGVFLVCLTASVFMIFVPLPVPNGSSKLAVLFREFLLGRSAITKNKRSLFTAGVFLLLNFIITAVRLAVIYQSMGVKVHPAGFLVLGALGYIIMFVNLTPGAIGIRETVLGAGAVVLGIPLDAGLTAALIDRAITLSWAFIVGGICTGLIWHRSPADFRKNNNT from the coding sequence ATGCTTAAGTGGATTAAATATATTCTCGGAATCGCGATTTTAGCCTTTTTGGTTTGGTATCTTGTCGGACACTGGCAGAGTGTGAAGGCATTATTGAAACTCAATGCTCTTGAACTGAGTATTATTTATTTTGCGTCTTTCGTGGGAACGTTTAACAGCGCTGTTGTGGTGATAGCAATTCTGAGCCCTATGGGCGTAAAGACCTTATTAGTGGATATGGTTATTCTGCAGAACGCCCGTGCTCTGCTTAATTATGTTCCAATGAAGTTCGGCACGCTTTTTATGGCGAATTATCTGAAAAGACACTATGGGCTGAGATATTCGCACTTCGGCACTTTTTCGATTTTTTTGACACTGCTGCTTTCTGTTGCGGCGTGCCTGATAGGCTTGTTCTCCATGATTCTTGTTTATGGACTTGACAGTGTGCAAAAACAGATTCTGGCGGGTGTTTTTCTTGTTTGTCTGACGGCGTCAGTTTTTATGATATTTGTTCCGCTGCCTGTTCCAAACGGTTCGTCGAAATTGGCTGTTTTATTCAGGGAATTTCTTCTTGGACGTTCCGCTATAACAAAAAATAAAAGGTCGCTGTTTACTGCCGGGGTTTTCCTGCTGCTTAATTTTATAATTACTGCGGTCAGGCTTGCGGTTATTTACCAAAGCATGGGAGTGAAAGTGCATCCGGCGGGATTTCTTGTTCTTGGAGCTCTCGGATATATTATAATGTTTGTCAATCTGACTCCCGGTGCTATCGGTATTCGCGAGACGGTTCTCGGAGCAGGGGCCGTTGTGTTGGGTATTCCTCTCGATGCCGGCTTAACGGCGGCATTAATCGACCGGGCTATTACGTTAAGCTGGGCCTTTATAGTAGGCGGTATTTGTACCGGCCTGATATGGCATAGATCTCCTGCAGATTTCAGGAAAAACAATAATACATAA